The following coding sequences are from one Nicotiana tabacum cultivar K326 chromosome 1, ASM71507v2, whole genome shotgun sequence window:
- the LOC107770770 gene encoding E3 ubiquitin-protein ligase ATL23-like encodes MVFLFFFYLYVVSRTTSGDHPSRPVKSARKGGLSDVQLEKLPKFTGKDLSSGTDCAICLDLIENEELARLVPGCNHGFHLVCLDLWLSKQPFCPVCRHKLQPELFTHDESNSVSVLVEDSRIIEVHTS; translated from the coding sequence ATggttttcctcttcttcttctacctctaCGTAGTTTCAAGAACAACTAGTGGTGACCACCCTTCTCGGCCTGTGAAATCCGCCCGAAAAGGAGGACTTTCTGATGTGCAGCTTGAAAAACTCCCTAAATTCACTGGAAAAGATTTGAGTTCTGGCACTGATTGTGCAATTTGCTTGGATTTGATTGAAAATGAAGAACTTGCTAGGTTGGTTCCTGGTTGCAACCATGGATTCCACCTCGTATGCCTTGATCTTTGGCTGTCCAAGCAGCCATTTTGTCCTGTTTGTAGACACAAGCTTCAGCCTGAGTTGTTCACTCATGATGAAAGTAATTCCGTATCTGTGCTGGTGGAAGATAGTAGAATAATTGAGGTGCACACTAGCTGA
- the LOC107770769 gene encoding elongation factor 2, whose translation MVKFTAEELRNIMDYKHNIRNMSVIAHVDHGKSTLTDSLVAAAGIIAQEVAGDVRMTDTRADEAERGITIKSTGISLYYQMTDESLKNFKGERNGNEYLINLIDSPGHVDFSSEVTAALRITDGALVVVDCVEGVCVQTETVLRQALGERIRPVLTVNKMDRCFLELQVDGEEAYQTFSRVIENANVIMATYEDPLLGDVQVYPEKGTVAFSAGLHGWAFTLTNFAKMYASKFGVDESKMMERLWGENFFDPATKKWTTKNTGSATCKRGFVQFCYEPIKQIINTCMNDQKDKLWPMLQKLGVTMKSEEKELMGKALMKRVMQTWLPASTALLEMMIFHLPSPSTAQRYRVENLYEGPLDDQYANAIRNCDPEGPLMLYVSKMIPASDKGRFFAFGRVFAGKVCTGMKVRIMGPNYVPGEKKDLYVKNVQRTVIWMGKKQETVEDVPCGNTVAMVGLDQFITKNATLTNEKEVEAHPIRAMKFSVSPVVRVAVQCKLASDLPKLVEGLKRLAKSDPMVLCSIEESGEHIIAGAGELHLEICLKDLQDDFMGGAEIIVSDPVVSFRETVLEKSCRTVMSKSPNKHNRLYMEARPMEEGLAEAIDDGRIGPRDDPKVRSKILSEEFGWDKDLAKKIWCFGPETTGPNMVVDMCKGVQYLNEIKDSVVAGFQWASKEGALAEENMRGICFEVCDVVLHADAIHRGGGQVIPTARRVIYASQLTAKPRLLEPVYLVEIQAPEQALGGIYGVLNQKRGHVFEEMQRPGTPLYNIKAYLPVIESFGFSGTLRAATSGQAFPQCVFDHWDMMSSDPLDAGTQAHQLVLDIRKRKGLKQAVTPLSEFEDKL comes from the exons ATGGTGAAGTTCACAGCTGAAGAGCTTAGAAACATTATGGACTACAAGCATAACATTCGTAATATGTCTGTTATTGCTCATGTGGACCATG GAAAATCTACCCTTACCGACTCTCTGGTGGCGGCTGCTGGTATTATTGCTCAGGAAGTCGCAGGTGATGTCAGAATGACAGATACACGTGCAGATGAAGCTGAGCGTGGTATCACCATCAAGTCCACTGGTATTTCACTGTATTATCAGATGACTGATGAATCCTTGAAGAACTTCAAGGGAGAGAGAAATGGGAACGAGTACCTCATCAACCTCATTGATTCACCTGGGCACGTTGACTTCTCTTCTGAAGTGACTGCTGCCCTTCGTATTACTGATGGTGCACTTGTTGTGGTTGACTGTGTAGAAGGTGTCTGTGTCCAGACAGAGACTGTGCTCCGTCAGGCCCTTGGTGAAAGGATTCGTCCTGTCTTGACAGTTAACAAGATGGACAGGTGTTTCCTTGAGCTTCAGGTTGATGGAGAGGAGGCTTATCAGACATTTTCCAGGGTTATTGAGAATGCTAATGTCATCATGGCTACATATGAGGATCCCCTTCTCGGTGATGTCCAGGTCTATCCCGAGAAAGGTACTGTTGCTTTCTCTGCTGGATTGCATGGATGGGCTTTCACTCTCACCAACTTTGCCAAGATGTATGCTTCCAAGTTTGGAGTTGACGAGTCTAAGATGATGGAAAGGCTGTGGGGTGAGAACTTCTTTGACCCTGCCACTAAAAAGTGGACCACCAAAAACACAGGGTCTGCTACATGCAAGCGTGGgtttgttcaattttgttatgagCCAATCAAGCAGATTATTAACACTTGCATGAACGATCAAAAAGATAAGCTCTGGCCGATGTTGCAGAAGCTTGGTGTAACCATGAAATCTGAGGAGAAAGAGTTGATGGGCAAAGCACTAATGAAGCGTGTGATGCAGACCTGGCTTCCTGCAAGTACTGCTCTTCTGGAAATGATGATCTTTCATCTGCCATCTCCTTCCACAGCTCAAAGATACCGTGTGGAAAACCTGTACGAGGGACCTCTTGATGATCAATATGCCAATGCCATCAGGAACTGTGACCCAGAAGGGCCACTTATGCTTTATGTATCCAAAATGATTCCAGCATCAGACAAGGGTAGATTCTTTGCTTTTGGTCGTGTGTTTGCTGGTAAGGTTTGTACTGGCATGAAGGTCAGAATCATGGGTCCCAACTATGTACCTGGTGAAAAGAAGGATTTGTATGTTAAGAATGTGCAAAGAACTGTTATTTGGATGGGTAAGAAGCAAGAAACTGTTGAGGATGTCCCCTGTGGTAACACTGTTGCTATGGTCGGTCTGGATCAATTTATTACCAAGAATGCAACATTGACCAATGAGAAGGAAGTCGAGGCCCATCCAATCAGGGCAATGAAGTTTTCTGTCTCACCAGTTGTGCGTGTTGCTGTTCAGTGCAAGCTTGCATCTGATCTTCCCAAGCTTGTTGAAGGGTTGAAGCGTCTGGCTAAGTCTGATCCTATGGTTCTTTGTTCTATTGAAGAGTCTGGAGAGCATATCATTGCTGGTGCTGGAGAACTCCACCTTGAGATCTGCTTGAAGGACTTGCAGGATGATTTCATGGGTGGTGCTGAGATTATAGTGTCTGATCCTGTTGTGTCCTTCCGTGAGACTGTACTTGAGAAGTCTTGTCGGACTGTGATGAGCAAGTCCCCTAACAAGCATAACCGTTTGTACATGGAAGCTAGACCCATGGAGGAAGGGCTTGCTGAGGCTATTGACGATGGACGCATTGGCCCTAGGGATGATCCCAAAGTTCGTTCCAAGATCTTGTCTGAGGAGTTTGGTTGGGACAAGGATCTTGCAAAGAAAATTTGGTGCTTTGGTCCAGAGACAACTGGTCCCAAcatggtggtggatatgtgtaaGGGAGTTCAGTACCTGAATGAAATTAAGGATTCTGTTGTTGCTGGTTTCCAGTGGGCTTCCAAGGAAGGTGCATTGGCTGAAGAGAACATGAGAGGTATTTGCTTTGAAGTCTGTGATGTTGTTCTTCATGCTGATGCTATTCACAGGGGTGGTGGCCAAGTTATTCCCACTGCTAGGAGGGTTATCTATGCTTCTCAGCTTACTGCCAAGCCTCGCCTGTTGGAGCCGGTTTACCTTGTGGAGATTCAGGCTCCAGAGCAAGCCCTTGGTGGCATTTATGGTGTTCTGAACCAGAAGCGTGGACATGTGTTCGAGGAGATGCAGAGGCCAGGGACCCCTCTTTACAACATTAAGGCATACCTTCCTGTCATCGAGTCTTTTGGATTCTCAGGTACCTTGAGGGCAGCTACTTCCGGTCAAGCTTTCCCACAATGTGTGTTCGATCATTGGGACATGATGTCATCCGATCCATTGGACGCTGGTACACAAGCTCATCAACTCGTCCTTGATATCCGCAAGAGGAAGGGTTTGAAGCAGGCAGTGACTCCTCTGTCTGAGTTTGAGGACAAGTTGTAA